In Candidatus Deferrimicrobiaceae bacterium, one genomic interval encodes:
- the bioD gene encoding dethiobiotin synthase → MGDRVPGPLRRLGDRSGSWGGTLLSREKIIARNVPRKAILVTATDTGAGKTYVSCLLGKAMRREGLAVRPLKPVESGCETGADGAPFPADASLLREAIAPRLPLPEVCPYPLSAPLSPHLAARRDGVTIDTGRIRAAIAGAAEVSDIVLVEGAGGVTVEIREGYSFTDLAREARLPVLVVAENRLGVLNHLKLTTHYLRAEGLFLLGVILNDRTAERSPARESNEGEVRRIAGDRYLGRVPHGATFLPEGILSRFLQSFPAF, encoded by the coding sequence ATCGGAGATCGAGTTCCTGGTCCGCTCCGCCGCCTGGGCGATCGAAGCGGTTCTTGGGGGGGGACACTCCTGAGCCGGGAAAAGATAATAGCCAGGAATGTCCCCCGGAAGGCCATCCTTGTCACGGCGACCGATACGGGGGCGGGGAAAACGTACGTCTCCTGCCTGCTCGGGAAAGCGATGCGGCGGGAGGGGCTTGCCGTGCGGCCGCTGAAGCCGGTGGAGTCCGGGTGCGAAACCGGCGCGGACGGCGCGCCGTTCCCGGCCGATGCCTCCCTCCTGCGGGAAGCGATCGCCCCGCGCCTGCCCCTCCCCGAGGTCTGCCCGTATCCTCTATCGGCCCCGCTTTCCCCCCACCTTGCCGCGCGCCGGGACGGAGTGACGATCGATACCGGGCGGATCCGTGCGGCGATCGCGGGGGCGGCCGAAGTCTCCGACATCGTCTTGGTGGAGGGTGCGGGAGGAGTCACGGTGGAGATCCGGGAGGGGTATTCCTTTACCGACCTGGCCAGGGAGGCGCGTCTCCCCGTGCTGGTGGTGGCGGAGAATCGCCTCGGGGTCCTGAACCACCTGAAGCTCACCACGCACTATCTTCGGGCGGAGGGGCTTTTCCTCCTCGGGGTGATCCTCAACGACCGGACCGCGGAACGGTCCCCGGCGAGGGAAAGCAACGAGGGGGAGGTGCGACGGATCGCGGGGGATCGGTACCTCGGGAGGGTCCCGCACGGCGCGACCTTCCTCCCCGAGGGGATCCTCTCCCGGTTTCTCCAAAGCTTCCCCGCGTTCTAA